The genomic interval ACAACAATCAGCTCTACCTGTTCATCAATCGGACTACTAATACATTGTCCACGCCACCCGAACTTCTGAAAATACTTTTCGATTTTATTCTGGCTCAGCACCATTAATCCATTTTAATATTGGCGGCTCGTACCAACGAAACCAGATTGTTTGCATCACGACTAAAATTAACCTAATTTTCTTCACATGATAATGAAGACCCTAAAACCTGCCAACAAGTTAAGCCCTAAAAAAGGCAGACTTTTGATTTCGGCCCCCTTCTTACAAGATCCTTTTTTTAAGCGATCCGTAATCATACTAACCGAATCAAGCATCAAAATGGGGGCTATGGGGTTTATTCTAAACCGCCCTTTAGATTTCAAATTAAGTGACCTCATGGACGAGTTCCCAAACTCCGACAATAGGATATACTTGGGTGGGCCAGTAGAAAAAGACAGCCTGTTTTACATGCATACTATAGACAATATGTGCGAGTCTGATGTAGAGATTACTAAAGGAATGTATTGGGGCACTGATTTCTCAGCCCTTAAATTGCTTAT from Flavobacteriales bacterium carries:
- a CDS encoding YqgE/AlgH family protein, which codes for MISAPFLQDPFFKRSVIILTESSIKMGAMGFILNRPLDFKLSDLMDEFPNSDNRIYLGGPVEKDSLFYMHTIDNMCESDVEITKGMYWGTDFSALKLLIETENVDIKKIRFFLGYAGWDIDQLEKEMKEESWFVSKAKKEHLLDENYKEMWKSTVIEMGKEFTQMANFPEDPSLN